Proteins encoded within one genomic window of Lysinibacillus sphaericus:
- a CDS encoding PTS sugar transporter subunit IIB, with protein sequence MKNIMLVCVAGMSTSLLVSKMQKAAQEQNIEADIFAIAESEVDKVLTNKKADVLLLGPQVRYLKSTFEEKFKELNFPIDVINMADYGMMNGDNVLKQALKLIG encoded by the coding sequence ATGAAAAATATTATGTTAGTGTGTGTAGCGGGAATGAGTACGAGTTTATTAGTTTCCAAAATGCAGAAAGCTGCGCAGGAACAAAATATTGAGGCTGATATTTTTGCCATAGCTGAAAGTGAGGTAGATAAAGTGTTAACAAATAAAAAGGCGGATGTCCTTTTACTTGGTCCGCAAGTTCGCTACTTAAAATCGACTTTTGAAGAAAAATTCAAGGAATTAAATTTTCCAATTGATGTTATTAATATGGCTGATTACGGCATGATGAATGGTGACAATGTATTGAAACAGGCATTGAAACTAATTGGATGA
- a CDS encoding GNAT family N-acetyltransferase — MDIKCVPSTDYLQIHRLRDYCFPNKYTGARRDDFHYWIEHSTTLGAYDGDKVVGQLLILPLNMTIHGENYEMGGIGFVATYPEYRQQGIMKKLIIASLKEMRQNGQTISVLAPFSVSFYRYFGWELFFDKLQYTISQSKFPDFGKQYDDVKRMSFEWPDTTLFEAIQQFHNAQAHLTNGSMLRDAAWWKRIARRSPDSHFAACFFASSIAGYMRYTIQDGIFTIHDFIAPHHLAEQALWRFVSSHAASVHTIEGITANDRYFGFNFQDPQIEKKVTQDVMVRIVDAFAFMKRYPWNNLQHTLYVRLKDPFCPWNEQIYRINKDGHVSIREANSVSEQHMLTLPINLFSAMMVGYLRVKDAVVFSQKELEEEEIQHWQQAIPSNKPAFYEYF, encoded by the coding sequence TTGGATTGAACATAGTACAACACTGGGAGCTTATGATGGGGATAAAGTCGTGGGTCAGCTCTTAATACTGCCACTGAATATGACGATACATGGTGAAAATTATGAAATGGGGGGAATTGGATTTGTGGCAACCTATCCAGAGTATCGTCAGCAAGGGATTATGAAGAAGTTGATAATAGCTTCGCTGAAGGAAATGCGACAAAACGGGCAAACCATTTCAGTACTGGCACCATTTTCTGTCTCTTTTTATCGTTACTTTGGCTGGGAACTATTTTTTGATAAGCTTCAATATACCATTTCACAGTCGAAGTTTCCTGACTTCGGTAAACAATACGATGATGTGAAACGTATGAGCTTTGAATGGCCAGATACAACATTATTTGAAGCAATTCAGCAGTTTCATAATGCACAGGCACACCTGACGAATGGTAGCATGCTTCGAGACGCTGCTTGGTGGAAACGGATTGCAAGAAGATCGCCGGACAGTCACTTTGCCGCGTGTTTTTTTGCAAGTAGCATAGCTGGCTATATGCGTTATACGATTCAAGATGGTATTTTTACTATCCATGATTTTATTGCGCCACATCATCTGGCTGAACAAGCACTATGGCGTTTTGTCTCATCCCATGCTGCAAGTGTACACACGATTGAGGGAATAACAGCAAATGATCGCTATTTTGGCTTTAATTTTCAAGATCCACAAATTGAAAAAAAAGTAACACAAGATGTCATGGTTCGAATAGTGGATGCTTTCGCTTTTATGAAACGTTACCCTTGGAATAATTTACAGCACACGTTATACGTGCGTCTTAAGGATCCATTTTGTCCTTGGAATGAACAAATATACAGGATAAATAAAGATGGTCATGTTTCGATTAGGGAGGCAAATTCAGTGTCTGAACAGCATATGTTAACATTACCAATCAACTTATTTTCAGCAATGATGGTCGGCTATCTTCGTGTTAAAGATGCAGTTGTTTTTAGCCAAAAAGAACTAGAAGAGGAAGAAATACAACATTGGCAGCAGGCGATTCCGTCAAATAAGCCTGCATTTTACGAATACTTTTAA
- a CDS encoding PTS lactose/cellobiose transporter subunit IIA, whose product MEETAMMQSIMGLIVHSGNTKSECMEALQLAKKGQINQAKDKIKLANEALIEAHHAQTALLTQEARGEKVEVSMLLIHAQDHLMNAITFRDLAQEMIELYEQLKGE is encoded by the coding sequence ATGGAAGAAACAGCGATGATGCAGTCCATTATGGGGTTAATCGTCCATAGTGGAAATACGAAAAGTGAATGTATGGAAGCGCTTCAGTTAGCAAAAAAGGGGCAAATCAATCAAGCAAAGGACAAAATAAAGCTGGCAAATGAGGCGTTAATCGAGGCTCATCATGCACAAACAGCATTGTTAACACAGGAAGCAAGGGGAGAGAAAGTTGAAGTATCGATGCTATTAATTCATGCGCAAGATCACTTAATGAATGCTATAACATTTCGAGATTTAGCGCAAGAAATGATTGAACTGTATGAACAACTCAAAGGGGAGTAG